From a region of the Sandaracinaceae bacterium genome:
- a CDS encoding MOSC N-terminal beta barrel domain-containing protein: MRLGQIWIHPVKSLAGVRVDAADVDDRGLAHDRRFMVVGPDGRFLTQRTIPRMVSLGAHIEAGELRVTHRESSISVSLDAEGPAREVTVWQDVVSALDVGDEAARFLTDALGAPARLVRMPREVRRQVDRAHAREGDLVSFADGFPFLVVGDGSLGAMSAELGEEADVRRFRPNLVIEGAPAFAEDEWPRFRIGPITFHGSKACGRCSIVDVDPDRGLAAKGHLSTLARFRKRGGEVYFGQNCVHDGTGTLRVGDAVEVLEA; the protein is encoded by the coding sequence GTGCGACTCGGTCAGATCTGGATCCACCCGGTGAAGAGCCTCGCAGGCGTCCGCGTGGACGCCGCCGACGTGGACGATCGAGGGCTCGCGCACGACCGGCGATTCATGGTCGTCGGGCCCGACGGCCGGTTCCTCACGCAGCGCACGATCCCCCGCATGGTGAGCCTCGGCGCGCACATCGAGGCGGGCGAGCTGCGCGTCACGCATCGAGAGTCCAGCATCTCGGTCTCGCTCGACGCCGAGGGCCCGGCGCGCGAAGTGACCGTCTGGCAGGACGTCGTCTCGGCGCTCGACGTGGGCGACGAGGCGGCGCGCTTCCTGACCGACGCGCTCGGCGCGCCCGCGCGGCTCGTGCGCATGCCGCGCGAGGTCCGGCGCCAGGTGGACCGCGCCCACGCGCGCGAAGGGGACCTCGTGTCGTTCGCCGACGGCTTCCCCTTCCTCGTCGTGGGCGACGGCAGCCTCGGGGCCATGTCCGCGGAGCTCGGCGAAGAGGCGGACGTGCGGCGCTTCCGCCCGAACCTCGTCATCGAGGGCGCGCCGGCCTTCGCCGAGGACGAGTGGCCCCGGTTCCGGATCGGGCCGATCACGTTCCACGGGAGCAAGGCCTGCGGGCGCTGCTCGATCGTCGACGTCGATCCGGATCGCGGCCTCGCGGCGAAGGGCCACCTGTCGACGCTGGCGCGCTTTCGCAAGCGCGGAGGTGAGGTCTACTTCGGGCAGAATTGCGTGCACGATGGCACCGGGACGCTGCGCGTGGGCGACGCGGTCGAGGTCCTGGAGGCCTGA